One genomic window of Entelurus aequoreus isolate RoL-2023_Sb linkage group LG07, RoL_Eaeq_v1.1, whole genome shotgun sequence includes the following:
- the srpk3 gene encoding SRSF protein kinase 3: MLIAAVGTGSEGPASSAKKHRRRGKKHRKVHTDKTGVNDLSDLQNLNPDDRSPPQTQDHPPVAPLPTQNTCKTTPPPGSACLDATAAVDACVSHGDPQESCPLIDPPTPDIQHRPLAALQCPENVPHNAMLPPLVIPLTVPHTSQSPSASSQSHAHSRSPAVLSESPARAKYLPSPSRGSTHTKSPPTKTEGHPLSQSLPVASQGPAHSQSPPVVTQCHALSQSPPTTSEGSAHSQSLNPTHGQAPIAKSRTKSPPITAEEYAPSQSPLAHTKYAPTKTEGYAHSRSLPTTSESPARSQSPPVLLFNQSPPVKSQSPAHSPTQSALNNKTPFDFSTLTPLTFENSNHNLSKSTTPHISAHAPTHLSPAHPSVTLSPLCSSSASFLTSFDTEAPHVVPNSVMSLMPTCCTATPPPPPVSPPPAELTPPPAQLLGSDDEEQEDPSDYCKGGYYPVKIGDLFNGRYHVVRKLGWGHFSTVWLCWDLQKKRFVALKVVKSAPHYTETALDEIKLLRCVRDSDPSDPHRETIVQLIDDFKISGVNGVHVCMVLEVLGHQLLKWIIKSNYMGLPLVCVKSIIRQVLQGLDYLHTKCKIIHTDIKPENILLDVDEVYIRRLAAEATIWQRAGAPPPSGSSVSTAPRDVQIGKMSKNRKKKIKRKAKRQEKLLEERLVDIQKLEDGDSVDTQTNCPSVVNGNACSITANNKVSPESSSSWLEDKCNGHALGRFSSPASGLSGFSNSVISATSESTLSTQSGYSSGQDVFSASDFVLSPLDPHNADKLRVKIADLGNACWVHKHFTEDIQTRQYRALEVLIGAEYGPPADIWSTACMAFELATGDYLFEPHSGEDYTRDEDHIAHVIELLGPIPLPFALSGRYSREYFNRQGELRHISSLKPWALFEVLLEKYEWPLDRAAQFSDFLSTMLELEPQRRATAAQCLHHAWLQT, translated from the exons TGTGAATGACCTCAGTGACCTTCAGAATCTGAACCCTGATGACAGAAGCCCGCCCCAGACGCAGGACCACCCCCCAGTCGCGCCCTTACCCACACAAAATACTTGCAAGACAACCCCGCCCCCAGGAAGTGCATGTCTCGATGCCACTGCCGCAGTGGATGCGTGTGTGTCCCACGGGGACCCCCAGGAATCTTGTCCCCTGATCGACCCCCCCACTCCAGATATACAACATAGGCCTCTAGCCGCCCTCCAGTGTCCCGAGAATGTCCCCCACAATGCCATGCTTCCCCCTCTTGTCATCCCCCTGACAGTGCCACACACCAGCCAATCACCTTCAGCCTCGTCTCAGAGCCACGCCCACAGCCGCTCGCCTGCTGTCTTATCCGAGAGCCCCGCCCGTGCCAAATATCTTCCTAGCCCGTCTCGGGGCTCCACCCACACCAAGTCACCTCCGACAAAAACAGAGGGGCACCCTCTCAGCCAATCACTTCCTGTTGCATCTCAGGGCCCCGCCCACAGCCAGTCGCCTCCCGTTGTAACTCAATGCCATGCTCTTAGCCAATCACCTCCCACGACATCGGAGGGCTCCGCCCACAGTCAATCTCTGAACCCCACCCATGGCCAAGCGCCTATTGCCAAATCTCGGACAAAGTCGCCTCCCATCACAGCGGAGGAGTACGCCCCCAGCCAATCACCTCTGGCCCACACCAAATATGCTCCTACCAAAACAGAAGGGTACGCCCACAGCCGGTCACTTCCGACCACATCGGAAAGCCCCGCCCGCAGCCAATCGCCTCCTGTCCTACTTTTTAACCAATCGCCTCCTGTCAAATCTCAGAGCCCCGCCCACAGCCCTACACAGTCAGCTCTAAACAATAAAACGCCGTTCGATTTCAGCACATTGACTCCTTTAACGTTTGAGAATTCCAATCACAATCTTTCTAAATCGACCACACCTCACATCAGCGCCCACGCCCCCACTCATTTAAGCCCCGCCCACCCCTCTGTGACCTTGTCCCCCCTATGCTCCTCTTCTGCCTCCTTCCTCACGTCCTTTGACACCGAGGCGCCTCACGTTGTCCCAAATTCCGTGATGTCACTGATGCCTACCTGCTGcacggccacgcccccaccgcccccCGTGAGCCCGCCCCCTGCGGAGCTGACCCCGCCCCCTGCCCAGCTTCTGGGCTCTGACGATGAGGAGCAGGAGGACCCGTCAGATTACTGCAAAG GCGGTTACTACCCGGTCAAGATCGGGGACCTGTTCAACGGGCGGTACCACGTGGTCCGCAAGCTTGGCTGGGGACACTTCTCCACCGTCTGGCTGTGCTGGGACCTGCA GAAGAAGCGTTTTGTGGCCTTGAAGGTAGTGAAGAGCGCACCCCATTACACGGAGACGGCGCTGGATGAGATCAAACTGCTCAGATGT GTGAGGGACAGTGATCCTTCTGATCCCCACAGGGAGACTATTGTCCAACTGATTGACGACTTCAAGATCTCCGGAGTCAACGGAGTCC ATGTGTGCATGGTTCTGGAGGTGTTGGGTCACCAGCTGTTAAAATGGATCATAAAGTCAAACTACATGGGCCTTCCTCTGGTTTGTGTCAAGAGCATCATCAgacag gtaCTGCAGGGTCTGGACTACCTGCACACAAAGTGTAAGATTATCCACACAGACATCAAACCAGAGAACATATTGTTGGACGTAGATGAGGTCTACATCAGGAGGCTGGCAGCAGAGGCCACTATCTGGCAGAGGGCTGGAGCCCCGCCCCCCTCTGGCTCGTCAG TTAGCACGGCTCCCCGAGATGTCCAG ataggTAAAATGTCTAAGAACAGGAAGAAAAAGATCAAGAGAAAAGCAAAGCGTCAAGAGAAGCTGTTAGAGGAGAGACTGGTGGACATACAG AAGCTGGAGGATGGAGACAGTGTTGACACACAAACTAACT GCCCTTCAGTCGTCAATGGCAACGCTTGCAGCATCACAGCCAATAACAAAGTGAGCCCGGAGTCATCCAGCTCCTGGTTGGAGGACAAGTGCAATGGCCACGCCCTTGGACGTTTCTCCAGCCCCGCCTCTGGCCTGTCTGGGTTCTCCAACTCGGTGATATCGGCCACGTCAGAGTCCACTCTTTCCACACAGTCAGGATACTCCAGCGGACAAGATG TGTTCAGCGCCTCAGACTTTGTGCTCAGTCCTCTGGACCCTCACAATGCTGACAAGCTGCGAGTGAAGATTGCTGATCTGGGCAATGCATGCTGGGTG CACAAACACTTCACAGAGGACATTCAGACCAGACAGTACCGGGCCCTGGAGGTCCTGATTGGAGCAGAGTACGGGCCGCCGGCCGACATCTGGAGCACCGCCTGCAtg GCGTTTGAGTTGGCCACTGGAGACTATTTATTTGAACCTCATTCAGGCGAAGACTACACCAGAGATGaag ATCACATCGCTCATGTCATCGAGCTGCTGGGCCCCATCCCTCTGCCCTTCGCCTTGTCTGGCAGGTACTCCAGAGAATACTTCAACAGGCAAG GTGAACTGCGCCACATCTCCAGCCTGAAGCCGTGGGCTCTGTTTGAGGTCCTCCTGGAGAAGTACGAGTGGCCGCTGGACCGCGCCGCTCAGTTCAGCGACTTCCTGTCCACCATGTTAGAGCTGGAGCCCCAACGCAGGGCCACCGCCGCCCAGTGTCTGCATCATGCCTGGCTGCAGACATGA